A stretch of DNA from Desulfobacterales bacterium:
TGGTTGGCAAGTTTGTTTGATCTCGCCATAAATTCGTAACAAGCGACATAGCCGTCCAGATGCCGTGTTGATGCAAAATCTGAAAGGTGCACCCCTTTCGGGCAGCCATACGTCCCATCTCAGGCGAAAAACTCAACCTTTCGGGCCCCACAAACGGGAAAGTGAGAATCGATTCAGGGGCCAGCCCTGAATTCTTCGCTACGCCTGTAATTTCAGCCTTCGAGTCACAAGTCCAAATTTCAGTATGATGCCCCAAATATTGCTGGCTTTCGGCAAGGTTCAAGGGGATCGGGCCGATACCGAAGGACCTTTTGCCGACCATTGGTGTGATATGCAGGATTTTAAACACGATTTTTGGATGCTTTGTTAATAGTATTTTTTGATAATAGGAAGGGGGCAGCAGGTCTTCACGCGTTCATCACCTCAAAGCATATAACACTATATGATTTCGGGTTGTTAACTGCTAACCATTCTGTTAAAGACAGATAATTGGTAGTCAGGGTTATAGTAGGCATCAATGATCCTGAAACACCGCTCCCTCACCAGTTCTCTGTCCGGATTGATCAACAACCATTTTTTTATTCCTTCTATTAAGTCAGCGACGTCGTTTTCTTTAAAATAAAAACCATTATAACCATCCACAATGGCCTCCGCTTCTGGCCCTTGGTTGTTTAAATTACTGTGGGTGCAAACTGGCGTGCCAAAACTAAGGCTGTGGATGGCTGTTAGCCCAACATTGCCCGGCGAGACGCACAGATCTGAAACCGATAGATATCTTCCATTTTTTTCCTCGAGATAACAAGCACCAACAAAATGCAGCCATTTACCCGCAATTCCTTTCTGACCAAGTTTCTCAAGTTTTTCACGTTCGGGGCCATCGCCGATGACAACAAGGTTTAAAAAAGGTTTTTTGCTGTTGATGGAATTCGCAGCATGCAATAAAATATCTAGTCTTTTGCTTATTGTAAGCCTCCCAATAAACAAAAGAATCGGAAGACATTGGTTTCGAAAAAAGGGATAAACTTCTTGCTTGGTCAAAGTACGGTATTGTTCCCGCATAGCTTTATGACGATCATAATCTAACGAGTTAAACACCACGAACAGGTCTTCGGCCTTAAACCCCAACGCGATCATCAATCTTTTTGCCCGCCGCCCGTACACCAAGTGTTGGTGTGCCAGGCGGTAAAAATTTTTCCGCAGGAAGAGTTTTAGCCTCGATTCATTCCCATATATCCCATGCCCCCAAAACACAACCCGGGCACCTTTAAGCCTGCAAATGATGGCTGATAGCCAAGTAGAAAGGCAATAACATTCCCCAAGGAAGACGACCACCGAATAATCGCTTTTCAAAATAATAGCTAATGCTCCCAATTGCCAAAAAAGTATTATATTTTTTAGCCAAATATTTTTTAGCCTTTGAATTTGATTTGATTTACTGGAATTTTCAAACTCTTTCATTCGAATTTGCGGGATTCCTATTGAGAGATTTTCACCATAAGCAAAAGAACAGTTAAACGAATCGGTTTGCAACAATTTAAGCCACAATGGCTTGCGATAATTTGGGGCGATGTTGGTGAGAATAAGTATATTTTGCATGCGGAAACCTAAATTTTATCGATTATGGTATCTCAGCCAGTAACTGTTCATTACTCTAACGGTATTCAGATATTACCACTTCAATTGCTTTTATCTGGCCTGATATTGATCAGGCCATAACTACATACGCTTAAAAATTTTTTGCCCCGCCTAAGGTTCTAATGACTGCGAAATCAACTCGTTATGGAAAAGTCCAAATGAAACCAAGAGAGCAAGCATCATGTGCTTTTCGGCTGAATTTTTAGTCCTTTTCGTCCATAGTTCTATCAAAACATCGCGGTCGAAAATACTATCGGGTAACGCTTCATTATCCTCAATGACATTAGTAATAATTTGTTGTAAATCCGAACTCGTATCAAGCAGTCGATCAGTCCGTTGCCATGCGCCATGCCCGCTTACTTCACGACTGGACGAGATTCTTAAAAGAGCGCCTCGAGCTCGCGATAAATTGCCGCGACATTGTAGCGCTCCATTATGCATCCAACCGGGAAATCTGGCAGGCAGCCAGCTCGATGCATCAGGGAGCGAAGCAAGCCCCTTCCCAACGATTTTTAATGCTTCAAGTACGAGACGGCCGCCTGCACGCGTATCTGAAGGAATCGTCAAATATAGTTTTCGGAGGCGCGGAGAACTGAATAGATTTCTTTCAGATGTAAAAGACCGAAAGCAAACCAAATTCAGCATTTCTTTTACGCGGACCATACTCCGTGTTTGGTAAAGCTCCCACAAGTCTGGCAAATTGTTCGCCCACCGAATACATTTTTCGATCTCTTTGCTTGCCGCTTCTACATATGCGTCTCTGCATTCTCGATGAATTTCCTTGCGCAAAACATTGTACCCCAAAAAATTATCTTGGCGGGTATCCATCAAAAGACGAAGAATTTGGTCAGAATTCGGTTTTGGTCCACGACGATTTCGCCAGTCGCACCAAAATCTTTTATCTTTCTTTAAAAGTAAGCCCTTAAAGTAAGTATCGGCGCCGAAACCTAAGGTCACAACATCGTATGGAAATAAGTCGTGCATGTCCGCCAATGGCGTGTAATGTGACTCCAGCCAGGACCATAACCCTGAACTTCCCTGGCTGGCCTTCGCCACGAGAGAAGGGTACCAGTCAATGTTTCGTTTAATGATCGAATGTTTCAGACCACAGCGGTTTGCGATTTTGTGTGCGATATCCACTTCCCGATTGACCCTGTCGCACAAAGTGACCGCACCCATTTCATCAGGACACAATGCAGCGATCAGTCTTGAATCAAGGCCACCGCTAAGCATGAGGCACGGGGCACGGCTTCCGGTGCAAAGATCCACGAGGGTATGACGCATGCATTCAACAAGCGCTTCAGCCGTCTCTCGGGTAGACCGATCGAAATCCGGTCTAAATACCGGTTCTGTATAGTAGGACTTGCTGATTACACGATCACCCTTAAATTCTATCGCTTGTCCCGGCTCTAATCCTTT
This window harbors:
- a CDS encoding asparagine synthase-related protein, with product MSIAIVLLKAEENISHHMEALRNAIAPNSKQLLPCVYSLRQAVVGWVPGPEVFLFYENNDSRIGVTGRVVILGYAVAPGASAPGKLGQILLNAWRERGTAFLADVEGSFSLFMHDSQKEISLVATDPISSRPLWSTNTSYGTVISSDLRDVCHLFDGKLSIDKAYLWSFFSWAKTVGDHSPIDGVKGLEPGQAIEFKGDRVISKSYYTEPVFRPDFDRSTRETAEALVECMRHTLVDLCTGSRAPCLMLSGGLDSRLIAALCPDEMGAVTLCDRVNREVDIAHKIANRCGLKHSIIKRNIDWYPSLVAKASQGSSGLWSWLESHYTPLADMHDLFPYDVVTLGFGADTYFKGLLLKKDKRFWCDWRNRRGPKPNSDQILRLLMDTRQDNFLGYNVLRKEIHRECRDAYVEAASKEIEKCIRWANNLPDLWELYQTRSMVRVKEMLNLVCFRSFTSERNLFSSPRLRKLYLTIPSDTRAGGRLVLEALKIVGKGLASLPDASSWLPARFPGWMHNGALQCRGNLSRARGALLRISSSREVSGHGAWQRTDRLLDTSSDLQQIITNVIEDNEALPDSIFDRDVLIELWTKRTKNSAEKHMMLALLVSFGLFHNELISQSLEP
- a CDS encoding glycosyltransferase family 4 protein, translated to MQNILILTNIAPNYRKPLWLKLLQTDSFNCSFAYGENLSIGIPQIRMKEFENSSKSNQIQRLKNIWLKNIILFWQLGALAIILKSDYSVVVFLGECYCLSTWLSAIICRLKGARVVFWGHGIYGNESRLKLFLRKNFYRLAHQHLVYGRRAKRLMIALGFKAEDLFVVFNSLDYDRHKAMREQYRTLTKQEVYPFFRNQCLPILLFIGRLTISKRLDILLHAANSINSKKPFLNLVVIGDGPEREKLEKLGQKGIAGKWLHFVGACYLEEKNGRYLSVSDLCVSPGNVGLTAIHSLSFGTPVCTHSNLNNQGPEAEAIVDGYNGFYFKENDVADLIEGIKKWLLINPDRELVRERCFRIIDAYYNPDYQLSVFNRMVSS